Proteins encoded within one genomic window of Saccopteryx leptura isolate mSacLep1 unplaced genomic scaffold, mSacLep1_pri_phased_curated manual_scaffold_18, whole genome shotgun sequence:
- the LOC136386872 gene encoding sex comb on midleg-like protein 1: protein MSSCSSEDNVQSVPSDTLYEEVQKAIQDLGRHCQVIQDTVQNLDNKFTAINRKVSKLYYYCAKPTWQNRRRLGYSYKHHHYLLSRKTKWQKRKKEDPPLPASLSGSECYSPTSPVRRPTPNPQENPAGTYYQSQDSQLWDHESLEEQDIRLSQNPILRPFCTVPYPSCLPRYTCSGPTPNPQESPAGTYYQSQDSQLWDHESFEEQDIRLSQNPILRPFCTVPYPSCLPRYTCSGPDADPVQGTSSMHCWASPVAHSMTSGLSAVQASTLAPAAMLDQGISHPAHNPEVLAYPPLLESERLDHAASTLHNTADCGASSAAETHSDMPGKVLSADPSTWSVEEVILFLKQRDPQTLTPVADVFRQHDIDGKAMIMHQLDNMIEDMGLKLGPALKLCDCIEKLREEKCIDL from the exons ATGTCTAGCTGCTCCAGTGAAGACAACGTG CAAAGTGTTCCTTCTGACACATTGTATGAAGAGGTACAAAAAGCAATTCAGGATCTTGGGAGACATTGCCAG GTCATCCAGGATACTGTTCAAAACCTGGATAACAAATTTACTGCCATTAATAGAAAGGTTTCAAAACTTTACTACTATTGTGCTAAACCAACATGGCAAAATCGC AGGCGACTAGGCTATTCATACAAACATCATCATTACCTGCTGTCCAGAAAGACCAAAtggcagaaaaggaagaaggaggatcCACCTCTTCCCGCTTCACTCTCTGGCAGTGAATGCTATAGCCCAACTTCACCAGTAAGAAGgccaacccccaacccccaggaAAACCCTGCAGGAACATACTATCAGTCACAGGATTCCCAGCTCTGGGATCATGAGTCACTCGAGGAGCAGGACATACGCCTTAGCCAGAATCCGATACTTCGTCCATTCTGCACAGTACCATATCCTTCATGCCTGCCACGTTACACATGCAGTGgtccaacccccaacccccaggaAAGCCCTGCAGGAACATACTATCAGTCACAGGATTCCCAGCTCTGGGATCATGAGTCATTTGAGGAGCAGGACATACGCCTTAGCCAGAATCCGATACTTCGTCCATTCTGCACAGTACCATATCCTTCATGCCTGCCACGTTACACATGCAGTGGTCCAGATGCAGATCCAGTGCAGGGCACGTCTTCCATGCACTGCTGGGCCAGCCCAGTGGCACACAGTATGACCAGTGGCTTGTCAGCTGTCCAGGCTTCCACATTAGCCCCTGCAGCCATGCTCGACCAGGGAATATCCCATCCAGCACACAACCCTGAGGTGTTAGCTTACCCGCCTTTGCTGGAGAGTGAACGTCTGGACCATGCTGCCTCAACTCTCCACAACACAGCTGACTGCGGTG CAAGTTCAGCAGCTGAAACGCACTCAGATATGCCAGGAAAAGTGCTCTCTGCTGACCCTTCAACTTGGTCCGTAGAGGAAGTGATCCTGTTTCTGAAACAAAGAGATCCTCAGACACTCACACCTGTCGCAGATGTCTTCAGGCAACAT gaTATTGATGGGAAAGCTATGATAATGCACCAGCTTGATAATATGATAGAGGATATGGGGCTCAAGCTGGGACCAGCTTTGAAGTTGTGTGACTGCATTGAAAAgcttagagaagaaaaatgcattgACTTGTAA